In the Oncorhynchus keta strain PuntledgeMale-10-30-2019 chromosome 32, Oket_V2, whole genome shotgun sequence genome, AAAATCATAATTCACTCTGGTTGTAGACCAGGGCTAATTTAAGTCTATGATAAGACTATCAGATTGCTTCCTGAACACAGCTATTGCGGTTTCCAAACATGTAGGCTGGACGAGTTAACCTTGGTGTGGGGGtgggagaggacagggaaggTGCTGCGCAAAACCATCTAAACATAGAAAGAGCCATACCAGCAGGCAGTGAGGGGTCTCATCCAATGGAAATATAGGACCTGAGAGGTAGTGGCCACGTGGGTATTTTCTGGGTACAGCTCACAAACAGAGCAGCTATGTGAGCTCAGTGGGAAATACAGAGGCAGATCACCAGGAACCACATGGCAAGACAAGCCAGGGAGAGGGCAACTGCCATATATTTTTCTTGGAATCTCGTCATGCTTCAGTTCAGATCACAATCGGAGCAAGAAAGCAGACAATGAAGCGAAACTGAAAATAAAGGCAATTTTCCAAGACAATGCCTTGCCCTTGTAATGTTTCATGTTCTTGAGGAAACAGGACAGTTACCATTATCACCTGATCATAACAAATTGTTGGTTGTTGAACTTGTGGCCCCCACTTTGACTAAGAGAAAAGTTATGACAATTACGAGGGGTGGGAATATATTAGATAGGCCCAACGTCATTTATATATGGATCTGGCTAGGCCTAGTTGACAACCTCGGAAAACATTACAGTAAAAATATGGATCACACTTCAGGCATACCAAGAAGACCATGTCAGTCAATAGTATGTTACCTCATGCAAAGCCTAACTTATAGCTGTCTCGTTGAGGTCATCAAGACCTGAGAATGTTCTGGAATGACGTCACTCAGCGAGGAAGAGTGGGCAGAGTGGGGCAAGATTTGGGGGACTTTTCTGGCTCGTGCGTAGGTACATGGTAATATGGCAGTACTAACAACAGTTatctacgttagctagctaagtaactAGTTAGCGAAATACATTTGGTAAAAATTATAGAACAAAAACATTACCATAGGCTTTGCGACCGTCATAGCTAGCTACTAACGTTAGCCAACTAGCTAGTACaatagcaagctaacgttagctagccgtAACACACGTTGATGCAAACTGTGACTAACTTTGTTGGTTAGGTAACACTAACACAACAGATGAAGTCCACTTTTATCTTTGTTGGTATGGATTTTTGAAAAAGAGAAAAatggctaacgttagttagctaaccGGTTAGCAAGGCCTACTTCCCGTGTGACACAAAGCAAAAGTAAACCAACACTAGCCAGACCAAGATTATAATAACATGACAATGGCACGAGAACAATCTTAAATCTAATGTGTAACATTTGTTGTACATTTTCCGCAACGTACCTCTCCAATTCTTCGTCGCTTAGTATTTCCATTTCAGGATCCATGGTCACATCGCAGTCATCAACCGTCGCCATTTTGCTGGGACTGAGAAGGGGGGTTGATTGACAGCCAGACAAGACGATCGATCATTGAAAGTTAGTCCTGAACAAAACCTTTTTGTTCCACCAGcatctactaagctaacatatggaattgtttcaagatggtcataccaaggataattTAGATATTTGATCTGGAATTTTAGGACCAATTTAGGTATCAAAAATATatctaaaaatgtttttttgacaGCATTGAATTTGGCATAGGCAAAAATGAAGTTTGTTTTGAAGTGTTTGTCCTTAAGATATAAGAAAGATCGGGCAGCCTTTTTGGGCACTATACGACTTCCATACATTCTGCCATAAAATGTTTGAATTAACTGGTACCAGGCTACCTTCAGGTGAGTCTTATGAGGCTTACGTTCTAAATCACAACAACCGACACGTATGAGTTCGTGAGAGACTCACCTTCATCATAtcagtgtgtagcccaaactcttcggaagctacagacagaagttggcagatcggctgtacaGTCTCACCTTAATTCCCCCATAGTTTTTGGCCCACCAGGAGTTGGCATTGGCAttggcaagagagcagaaacagacaACCAGCCAGGGTAAAACAATGTATGGTCGGACAGACTATTTTTGTCAGTAAAAATAGAGTAACATTCAACCTATCTCGCTCTATTAAAATAAAATATGTCCATGTCTTCCATCCTCTGCGGTTGTGACTCAAACAAGTATTTCAACCATCGGACGCTAGAGGTCGCAGTTACTTTAAGTAGTGAGGGAGACGTTACGTAAGCATTGTAAACAGGAAGTATTTTTAGATAGTGGCGTCTGGAATTTACGGGAGCGGTGTAGTTACATTTTAAAGGTAAAAAGTTTGCAAGGAAATCAAATGTTGAATTGAGTTGTTATCTGGAAGAACATAACAACGGCCATTATCAGTTAAATAGAATCGTTTAGCTAACTAAATAGATGCTAAACGTTAGCATGTAGCTAGCGAGCAAACTTTTGCTACGGTCATGATAATATCATGttttgtgtgtgcctgtctgtctgtctcttcttttCCATGCTAGCTGCAGAGACAAGACTGTCACCTGACTTGTTATTCAATTACAGAGTTGCCAAGAGACTGATCATCATCATGGGCAAGAGTTGTAAagtggtggtgtgtggtctggCTGCCGTTGGCAAGACTGCTGTCCTGGAGCAACTGCTGTATGCCAATCATATTGCGGGTAAACAATTAATTTGTAGGACCTAGGTAGACCAAGGACAATGTTGATGTTTTGACTACACGGATCATCTGGTCCcattgatatctcaaagtgcccCCCTAGGCTCAGAGCCCATGGAGACCCTGGAGGATATCTATATTGGCTCCATAGAAACGGACCGTGGCACTCGAGAGCAAGTGCGCTTCTACGACACCCGGGGTCTTCGTGATGGTCTGGAGTTCCCTCGCCACTACTTCTCCTTTGCGGACGGTTTTGTCCTGGTCTACAGCATCGACAGTAAGGAGTCCTTCAAACGCATGGAGGCCCTCAAGAAAGACATTGACCGCTTCCGTGATAAGAAAGAGGTAAGGACTTTCATCGATTTCAATGGTAGTTGTAAAGCACAGTGTCGTGTAGGCTAGTTGAATAACACCGCAGACTTCAGGACAAAACAGACCCTGCTGATGAACGGCCGTCCTATCAACTCTGACTGCAGACCATcagtggtagggttaggggaaaataatcaagtaaaatatatattttttaaagatgtCCTAATGTTCTTATCTACCCACCACATTTCACTTGCTGATATCCAGGTGATGTGAGGCTGTGCTAAATGGATGAGATGATCTTTCCACAGGTGACCATAGTGGTGCTTGGCAACAAGCTGGACATGCAGGAGCATAGGAACGTGGACTCTGAGGTGGCCCAGCACTGGGCCAAGACAGAAAAGGTGCGTCTGTGGGAGGTGTCTGTGGCAGACCGAAGGACCCTCATCGAGCCTTTTGTCCACCTGGCCAGCAAGATGACCCAGCCCCAGAGCAAATCATCCTTCCCCCTCAGCCGCAATAAGAACAAGGGGAGTGGCTCTGTCGATAGCTGAGGTAGAAGGGGGTTGGTCGCGGGAGGCAGCGAGGGTTGATGAAGAATAAGAAAGATTTCAGGAGACAGGGAGtgaaagagtaggagaggagaaacacagtAGGCTGATTATTAGCCTATTACAAATACAGGCAATTTTAGGTCTGAACGAATGCACACCGACTGAATCAGAAACCAATGGTTTCATTGAGATTTTCACTGATATTTAGACCTATATCAGACCATTTAGGCTGATCTTTGATGACAAGTAAATTACATCAAAAGTAACACAAATGGATAATCAAGAGGGTTGTTTGTACCATGGAGGATACATAAGGGATTATATTACTGTTAGTTAATCAGGAGATTTGTTACACTACTGGCATGCCATCTACTCAGATGAAATATGGCAACTATTTTAGCATGGATGATCTGCATTTTATTTTAAGTTACAGTACATGAAACAAATCCATATTTTGGAGAATTAAAAAAACATTCCTCTATTCTTTTAGAGATGTCAGAAAACATGTTACTTCCTTTTGAGATCGCTTTGAGTTTTAAAATGACATTATTGTCTAAAGATTTAAATTGTTGTGACAGACTAGCAGTGTTATGTGATGTCCCTTGGTGAGCAGGGTGTTTGATGAACTTCCTGCCTGCTGGACAGGCCCTGATGTGGCGACTGAGCGAAAGAGGCTTGCCCTGACTGTTATATCTATGGAGCTCTTGACCACAGCCTAATAAGCACGCTGAATTATCTGTACTTTATCAGAAACTCCTTACTCTCCTTGAAAACCATGGGGCGTCCTTGATCTTTGTTACTGAGCTGTTAAACACTATGTTGGTCAGACGAAATGcaaatgtatttcattttcaaattgTTTGTCTGACCGAAGCCCTTTAATGCTGTATCAGGGTCCATAGTTATTGTGCAACATTTCATGTGTGTGTCACTGAACAAGAAAGATGCCGTGGCCTAGTTTGGATGTAGTTTTTTGCTTTGTGACTATTCACAGATCTTTATGTTTGTATTATGTTTTTGACGTTGTGAATTTGCATCTTTATGTCTGTAAAATTGAAGTGCATATTATTTTCATTTTTATTGGGGCATTTATACTGATGCAATATAGAGCACAGTATTCATCTTTTAAAATGTTCTGGAGACTGGATAATCTTTTGCATGCCgtgtaaacaaattaaaatattcCCTCTGCATCTAAGTTGAGGCTGTTGTGTATATCTTTTATTTCCATGATTTATGAAGTAATTAAACATAATACAAACATTTGAATGTCTTTATTAAAATATTCCTACATTGCGCTGCCATCGCCACAGATCATCCCTGTGAGCTAGGATAAAGATCTACAGAGATCTCTGAACTTTGCTCAAATCCATCCAAACTCTGCCTCCATGTCAGAAatgtggagaaggagagagaagtctGAGTAGTGTCACAGAATAACTCATGCATTTTCAAAGGGCAACATTTTAAAGCAGCTTGGATGACCAACGATTCAACTTCTTTTCTCACTGCTGgtaggtagcctattggtttGAGATGTGAGCCAGCAGCTGAAGGGTTGCCAGTTCAAATCCTTGGTCCAACAGGGAAAAATCATGCGGGAAGTGAGCTGGCAACAGGAGGGTTTCTGGTATCAAATCCTAGATTCCTTCTGTTGTGCCCATAAGCAAAGCCCTTAACCCCCCCACAACAACAACCCCCTGGTTGCTCAGTGTGGCATCCCCCAACACCTCTCCAACAAACCTGTATGTGTGTCCCtcggaggggttgggttaaaagcggAAGTCAAATTTCGGTTGGACCTTGTGTGCAATTGGCCTTTTGTTCTTTTGTGGTGATTGCTGTGAGTACATCTGTACAAATCCTTTATAAAGGCCTCATCTCTGCCTTTGATGTAAGATACTTCAGGCGAGATTCTTTGTAATCTATATTTAACCTGACATTGACAACAGTCAGGTTAGGTAAGATTCCTCTCCCCAGTGAATGGCATTGGTTCTGAGGAATAGATTGCTGAAAGATCTATTCTATACCATTGGAACTATACATCTAAATAGTTCAGGcacaaaaaaaagatatatattttaAGTGGCCCTTTTTTACGTTGAAACAGTGTTGTAGTAGGGATAAGTCCCTGTGGTGATGAGAATTCTGCCCTACATAAACTGAGACAAGGTCAGACATGTTTATGTAGAGCAAATGAAGCTTTCAACAGTTCCACACGGGCCAGCTGACTGGAAAGGTTAATGTAAGCTAATGAGAAAACCTCAAGTGGAACGTCTCTGAATAGATACTATACTCACCTTCAGAGCACAAGCAGGTTGTTTTTAATGACGAGCCAGTGTGCTGATGATGTTTACTAAGAACTTGTGCATTTATTGAGTCACATGTATGGATCATTATAAACTAGCATAGTATTTCAACCCACATTTGTCTTCTTACACAGTACATAAGGTACAATAACTTTAACACAAAACAGCCTCCAGGACCCTATATAACCCGCCACACTCTCATATATTTTCTTATCTACGTTTAACAGAGGGCAATGAACCATAAAACATCTCACTCTCTATATTGATCTCCTGTTAAAATGTGACATTTACCACACGGCTTGAAATACACACTGTGAATACTGCGGAGGGGGGCGAGAGGAGCAGTAGATTTGTGACTTGTCCCTGTTGTGATTTATGAACGCACCTCTTCAACTAGACTACCGCCAAAACCATTTCCCCAAGGATGACTGTTACGGAtacaagtatcctgtgtgtgtgtgtgtgtgtgtgtgtgtgtgtttcttttctctccttctcccctcacaggtgaaaatcatcactccccaatcagtcaccaatccaatcatcaatcagaagacacacctcctcctgtttcctaccctatcacagttcttttcccttggtttaaaaaccctgtcagttgtttgctctagagctcaatctctctgtaaatgccatgtctgtaggtctctctgGTTCACTCTCTGTGTGTATTGAGCtatcttttgtttgagcacctccatagcactttgtcattaCCTGTCACTGTATTTTTTTGTTAgttaggctagtctagcttaggggtgtttttgaatacttattgtttctttccttgggtccagctcagccccccATTACTGTATGATTTACAATAAACCCTGAGTTTGATGGTAGATTTCAGTTGTGGTTATTTCTTTCACactttgtcactattataatttgcatgagttctGTTACgagtctcattaccatccccctagACTGTCAGGGCAAAAGGGATTTGTAACAATGACACTAAGACAAAACATACAGAGGTAATGTCCTTTTATCTCTACTCCAATACTGTTTTACTGTCATAGCAAAAAAAAAATCCTTCCTCAGTGCTGCAACTGAGCATCGAGCTAGTTTCCCCCAGGGACATAGAGGACCAATGGGATTTCTCCCTATTTCTTTTTACAGTGGAGATTATTTATCTCAACCTTGGCAGTTGCTATAGTGACCTTCTAATCGCAGCCTTTCCCTCCCGACACTGTCTTCAAGAGGTAGTGTGAGATTTAAGGGTTTGGATAGAGAGGACAGCACACAGGTTGAACAATGGACTTGTGATTTGGCATGATTTTTTGACCTTAGCCTCTGGACCAAACACAACCCAGATTCCAAACAGGTTCCCTGTTATAAGGCCAGatctttttttaaattcaaaatcCCTCCAGAAAGCTGCAGCTGCCGTGGCCTGCTGCAAAGCTAAAACTGTCACAGAAGAGATGATTTCCTCCTCTTCACAAGAGAGCTATGAATTTGTGGCCATGATTTGGTGGAAAGGGAAAGGTCAAATGTTGATGAAATAATGATTTTGATGCTCTGTGACAGATCAACATTAACCGAGCCCCAAAGCAGTTGGTGCAGCTCATTCCACCTGAATACACAGAGGGTGAGTTTACATAATCTGCTATAGGACAATACCTAATGAATGTAAACACACGTCATTTTGAATCATGTTTAAAATATGAGTTGATCATGCTGCAAAGCAAtatgctgtggtgtgtgtgtgtgtgtgtgtgtgtggaggatcTAACACCTTTGACATTAGAAAGCGGGACATGTTGACAAGTCGGCTGGTTCCAGTCAATCGCCGGACACTTAAAGGTCAATAAAATACAAAGTGAGGCTGAGGAAGTGAAAGATCTAATCGATTTATTTCACTATCCaacttctccctctgtctatttctctctcccccatttatTTCTCTGTCATTCATATCCAACCTGGCATTATCTATACAgatggaaaaaaaaaacatttaaagcaAAGACTCAATAGCGTGTCAAATGATCTTACACTCTATTCCACCTTACAATTCCTATTGTACATCATGAAGATCATTGTAATCAAATGTACTGTGAACACAGTGACAAAGGTGCTACAATAAATACTGGTCATGTCCTCTCATAGAATATCTTCTACATCGTAGTACATGTTTTGTAATGTACAATAGGCTTTAAATGGAACAAAagggctgcatttacacaggcaggcCAATTCAGTTCTTcaatcagatctttttcagagatgatctgattggtcaaaagaccaatttgtGAAAAAGAATATCAGAATTGAGCTGCCTGTCTAACCGCAGCCAAGCAGTCACAGGTATTGATATGCACTGTACAACTTGACGTACACACTGAACTGACTCAGTGTCCCTGTAGGGttgatacagagagggaggaaccAGGGACTGACAGACTGACCTCCACAGCAAAAGAAATGGGTGTCACTTCACAGCATTCAGGTAGAGATCAATATATCAGTGTTGTGGATATGTAGGGGTTTGTGGAGAGGTCTTGCAAGGTTCCATGCTTCTTCCGTCATCCCGAGACTGGCTTCAGACATGGATGTGATCACTTGACTTGAACTTCCCTGGTTTTGGCAATGGGAGAGGTGTGTTTCTGCTTACCTAACGTTTCCACACGGGGAGAGCTGACATAAGGACCTACACTGGTAGTGAGAACAACAATGCTGTCCAACTACATTATGAGAACTTCCAATTAACAAGGACATGGGTGGGAAGCTAACAAATGAATAGCTGATTGAACAAAATTCACATTATGGTATGCTTGTTACAGTTCATTACAGTCCAGAAGAGTCTCCAGACAGACGTGGCTTTGATGATTGGCGTCATTATGGCAAGAGACTGACTCTGGCTTCTGTTCAGACAACAAGACCACATGACACAGGACCCGCTCTGTACACGAAGGACAGAGAAAAGCTGTGAAGAacagagctgagctgagctgtggTGGTGGTCCAGAATCCAGTACCGTTCCATGATATTGTTCAGAACCTAATCTCTCTCCATTATCTCGAGCCGCTCCAGAGTATGATGTTATGATGTTCTGCCCGCTGAAACCATCTGGGTGTGAACACTGTGCAGATAATCCAGAATATCATTCAGACTGTTGATCCTCAGCATGCCACTCCTTTCTCTGTCAatagccctgtttatacctgcTGTTAACATGCAACCTTCGTCCTGATCTTGTCTGTTTACACTTATAAGATCGGATCACAATGCGTCTTTTAATTGTCTACACTGGtctaaaaatgtgggcacaatcagaatgtgaacaagatcaggacaaaggcaGCAGGTTggaaccaggtataaacagagCTAATCAGGCAGGACTCGGATGGGGGCAGACACCTTTCTCCATTCACCTTCATGCAATTATCTTTGCAGCGTTTGAATGCCTGCTGTGTTAAACTCATTTCTAAAATAGGGGGAAATGAAAGCTGTGCTTTGACATCAGTGATATGCAGATCCTATACCAGGAAACTCAGTTTTGAGAAACGCCAGCTCCTCCCACCTCATCGGCAGTAGCCTCAGTCAACATGGCTGCCTTGTAGTTTCATAACCTGCCATTACATGCAGCATATGTTCTTTTACTGGTAGACTGATAGATACTTGACATTTCACCACACTGCAATTGAAGAGAATGTGATCCTAGTGCTTTGTTTCATCCATGGTGTCTCTTTCTATTATAAGGGGACAGATCCCTTATTATACCCAGGACTGAGCTCTGTATCTGGGCTGGTCTACTATCCATGGTTCCCTTGGCTGTGcacagggatggaggagtgagaaagagagagacaaggacaCACCACAACGTCCTCCTATATGACCGTCATATTCCGTGTGCGGACATCTTACATCCAAACCTCTTCAACCCTGTTCTGTATGGCTATTATTTCACGTCATCCACAAGTACAGTGTATGACCCGTCTCTACGGCGATGACGTTTGAGAGGCTCTGATTGTGTGGACGATTCTATGGTATTAATGTAGCTGAAACTGTAAGCCCAGAGAAGGCCAGAAACTGACCAGCGGTTGACACTCTTGGGATATACTGGATAATTACATCCGTTCCACATCTATTGTGTGACGTCAATAATTCAATTCCGTAATTCAGTTCAAATTTGAACAAGAAAAAGAAAAATCACTCAACCAACTTTTGATTCAACATTTGTCTCTTTTGTAGGTTCAAAAACAAGCACAGTAAAACCATTGTAaataaaacaaacagaaaaaaaaacaagcaaaGTATTTCTCCTTTCCATGTACAGCGTGTGTCTGCTGTAGCCTACATCAACAGTCTACCCTCAGCTAAGATAGTTTCATCAAGATAAAGATAACAATAGCAACTTTGATAAAATGTCTATATTTACTCTATATTTTCTACATAGATAATTTGCCTTCTCTATatgcatttatttattaaaaatgTCCTTAAATGTCTGAATACCATAGAGTTCCcatgtaaagacagacagacagacagacagacagacagacagacagacagacagacagaccgaacACTGGAGATCAATAGGCTGGCTGGTTCACTGAGTAACTTACTGTGACTGGAGAGAATCACATTGGTATGGCAAAGAGACCTGACGGCTTGGTTTCATATTCCCAAAGACAAAGGCCTCAGAAACATGTACAGAATCAAAGAGATtcgaagagatggaggagagacagtgCTGGGTTTGATCTAGAAGGGCAATAACATGGTCTTCGCTGCAGGTGGCGCTGCTGCGTCGCACACATGGAAATACTATTGCACTGACTGAACTGAAGGGAACAACAACTGCATAGGATTTCCCCCATTTTGCTGTTGCTAAAGTAGACTGGTTGGGTGTAAGTGTTGGGTTTGGTAATAAACCAGCAAAGAGAGTTGGTGTTGGGATAAATCAGGAGCCCCAAGTattgggtctggtctggtgggaGCTATTAAGTGTTCGTTTCAAGGTGGGTCTACTTGTTTAGGAGAGATGGGCATGGGAATATGATTATGTGTTCTACTGCGCTTGAGACATCAATAACACTGGCTGTTCTGTGTAATCCATATAATAGCTGTGTCCTGCTCCTCTGTAAGGTGAAAGCCCAGCAatgtcaacacagagagagggctgAAACATCCATCCCACAGTATGAGAGCTGCTATTTATAGCTTAGCTCAACCCACAGTCACAACATGAGCATGAGATTGACCATCAAGGGAAATCACATCACAACAACCCATCAGTTCAAATGACTCTTAGCACTGGCCACTTGGAATTGGCCTTTCAAATACAGTACGGTTAGGCTGTAGAGCATCTCTGTAGAGGTACAGATACATTGTTCCGAATCAGATAAAGCCACCTCCCCACATCCTATATTCTCCTACTGTATAAACGTTCGAAACACAGACACATTGATTGAACATATTGCTTGAAAAATGTAACTGGATCTGAGATTTAGATTCAGACCTGTCGCATGGATAAGGACAACGATACAATTGAATCATTACAAGTTGATTGTTTGTGTGCTTGAAAAATGCTCAATCAAACTGGCATGAgtttatgaagaaaaaaaaaatcacaccaggaataacaacaacaaaaaactagaACATATTTTCATTGCTTTCATAAGTAAATCTGTTTAAGGTGCTTTTAATGTGGTTGCCATGGCACTGTGCTTTGtttctttccctccattcctgaTGATCCAATCAGTGATCTGGGAAATGTGTTCTCACACCCTCATCATCCACACATCTCTCTGCACAGTGGAAACCTTTAATTGAGGATTGTAAAACCCATCAAGTAATTTCCACCccttagtgtttttttttttttgagcaaGGGGAAATTGTCATTCACTGCTACCCATCAGCTCCTGCTGAGATAGCTCAAGAGAAAATTAAGGACTATGGCTCAGGGAGTACAATTCGGGGATCAAGCACAATAAAATCACTGGGATACAGGGAACCATGGCAGATTACAATATAAGACAGCCAGGCTTTTAAAAATGATTTTGTGCTGCCCGTTCCGCAACGGGAGAAATAGAGACAGTCAGAGCCAATGCACCAGCGCTGCTACGGAGCAAAGATCTTTAATGAGGCAGATCTGCAACTTGAGACAAAATCAAGTTGACAAGCTGACCTTTTCAGGACCTTAATGAGTGCTTAATTCTGAGAATACAGGGTAAAAAATGAATTATGAAAGGCCATGTTGGGCTG is a window encoding:
- the LOC118376277 gene encoding NF-kappa-B inhibitor-interacting Ras-like protein 2; protein product: MGKSCKVVVCGLAAVGKTAVLEQLLYANHIAGSEPMETLEDIYIGSIETDRGTREQVRFYDTRGLRDGLEFPRHYFSFADGFVLVYSIDSKESFKRMEALKKDIDRFRDKKEVTIVVLGNKLDMQEHRNVDSEVAQHWAKTEKVRLWEVSVADRRTLIEPFVHLASKMTQPQSKSSFPLSRNKNKGSGSVDS